A DNA window from Methanobacterium sp. contains the following coding sequences:
- a CDS encoding SDR family oxidoreductase: MIKNKKVVVTGGLGFIGSHLVEELHTDNQVFIVDNESTGKHQNIANLDMDNISLTLGSIGSVDLHGIMEGADYVFHQAALPSVPRSVKDPLRSNEANITGTLKVLIAARDCDVKKVVFASSSSVYGDTPVLPKVETMPLKPQSPYATTKATGELYCQNFTDIYGLPTVALRYFNVFGPRQDPASQYAAVIPKFITAIIRGEPPVIYGDGQQSRDFTYVKNVVQANILACETKMQGVYNVACGRRTTLNEMVEMMGELLDKDVKPEYTDPRVGDVKHSLADIDKIKAHGYQPSESFKEDLKSVVESFM, encoded by the coding sequence ATGATTAAAAACAAAAAAGTAGTGGTTACTGGTGGTCTGGGATTTATAGGATCCCACCTTGTAGAAGAACTCCACACCGATAACCAGGTTTTCATAGTTGATAATGAGTCTACAGGAAAACACCAGAACATAGCAAACTTAGACATGGATAATATAAGCCTAACACTTGGGAGTATTGGTAGTGTTGATCTGCATGGAATCATGGAGGGTGCAGATTATGTGTTCCACCAGGCAGCATTACCCAGTGTTCCCCGTAGTGTGAAGGATCCTTTACGCTCCAATGAAGCAAATATAACCGGTACCTTGAAGGTGCTGATAGCTGCCCGGGATTGTGATGTGAAAAAAGTGGTATTTGCATCTTCATCATCAGTATACGGGGACACACCAGTACTCCCTAAGGTAGAAACCATGCCACTCAAACCCCAATCACCCTACGCCACCACCAAGGCTACTGGCGAATTATACTGTCAAAACTTCACCGACATTTATGGCTTGCCAACAGTAGCACTACGATATTTCAATGTCTTCGGCCCCCGGCAAGACCCAGCATCCCAGTACGCTGCAGTCATCCCCAAATTCATAACTGCCATAATAAGGGGAGAACCACCAGTGATCTATGGTGATGGCCAGCAGAGTAGAGACTTCACCTATGTGAAAAATGTGGTGCAAGCCAACATTTTGGCATGTGAAACCAAGATGCAAGGGGTTTACAATGTGGCTTGTGGCAGGAGAACCACTCTCAATGAAATGGTGGAGATGATGGGCGAACTATTGGACAAAGATGTTAAACCAGAATACACTGACCCCCGAGTGGGTGATGTGAAACACTCCCTAGCTGATATCGATAAGATAAAGGCACATGGATACCAGCCTAGTGAAAGCTTCAAAGAAGACTTAAAAAGTGTTGTTGAATCATTTATGTAA